A single region of the Fenollaria sporofastidiosus genome encodes:
- a CDS encoding response regulator: MMSYILIVDDETTITDIIEFNLQKEGFEVKSVHDGKEALLSVSEKEPDLMLLDVMMPEMDGFKTLELLRQKYKFPILMLTAKEEESDKVRGLELGADDYITKPFGIRELIARVEANLRRVPKSKPAVTSIELGDIRLDLTILQAYKYDKPVELTLREFEVLKYLMQHPNEVFSRAQLLKDVWGYDYVGDVRTVDVTIRRVREKIDEKVDDDYKYIKTRRTMGYYISNEV, from the coding sequence ATTATGAGCTATATACTAATAGTTGACGACGAAACAACGATAACTGACATTATCGAGTTTAATTTACAAAAGGAAGGTTTTGAAGTAAAGTCGGTTCACGACGGCAAGGAAGCGCTGCTTTCTGTTAGTGAGAAGGAACCCGACCTTATGCTTTTAGACGTGATGATGCCTGAGATGGACGGTTTTAAGACGCTTGAACTCTTAAGGCAAAAGTACAAGTTCCCGATCCTTATGCTGACTGCGAAGGAAGAGGAGTCTGACAAGGTAAGGGGTCTTGAGCTAGGTGCGGACGACTACATCACAAAGCCATTTGGCATTCGTGAGCTTATAGCGAGAGTCGAGGCGAACCTTAGACGCGTACCAAAGTCAAAGCCTGCTGTGACATCCATTGAGCTTGGTGACATCAGGCTCGACCTTACCATATTACAAGCATACAAGTACGATAAGCCAGTTGAATTAACTCTACGCGAGTTCGAAGTCTTAAAGTATTTAATGCAGCATCCAAACGAAGTATTCTCGAGAGCACAGCTGCTTAAAGATGTTTGGGGCTACGACTATGTTGGCGATGTAAGAACTGTCGACGTAACTATCAGACGTGTGCGTGAGAAGATCGACGAAAAGGTAGACGACGACTACAAGTACATCAAGACAAGAAGAACTATGGGTTACTACATCTCAAATGAAGTTTAA
- a CDS encoding DegV family protein: MSIKIITDSASDIGKDLAKDFSIDIMPIAIMKDDKTYLDGVDISGKEIYDDMRNGAVYKTGAIAPHEYEVKFEEVLNKYDKAIYVSLSTGMSSTFNNAVLAKNSLGIGDDRLLLVDSRGASMGQGMMAINLAKLAKGGMSFDELKIYADNFVKNTRYVFFVDSLEYLQRGGRVSKLKATIGNLINMKVILDVHADGVIYTKDKGRGTKRAIEKTVDIFEEEVGHELYDDRIMVCHADCIELATKVRDALVEKYPDKLIELNPFAVCIGAHTGPGTVHICAVKKFN; the protein is encoded by the coding sequence ATGAGTATTAAGATTATAACAGATTCGGCTTCAGATATAGGTAAAGACTTAGCTAAGGACTTTTCTATAGACATTATGCCAATCGCCATTATGAAAGATGACAAAACTTACCTAGATGGCGTCGACATCAGCGGCAAAGAGATCTACGATGATATGAGAAATGGCGCTGTTTACAAGACTGGAGCAATCGCTCCGCACGAATACGAAGTGAAATTTGAGGAAGTTTTAAATAAATATGATAAGGCGATATACGTATCGCTTTCTACTGGTATGTCGTCAACTTTTAACAACGCAGTTCTTGCGAAGAACTCTTTGGGCATAGGTGATGACAGGCTTTTACTAGTTGACTCGCGCGGCGCATCCATGGGCCAAGGTATGATGGCTATAAATCTTGCGAAGCTTGCGAAGGGGGGCATGAGCTTTGATGAGCTTAAGATTTATGCGGATAATTTTGTGAAGAACACGAGATATGTTTTCTTCGTCGATTCGCTTGAGTACTTGCAAAGAGGCGGCAGAGTCTCGAAGCTTAAGGCGACTATCGGCAATTTAATCAATATGAAGGTAATTCTTGATGTGCATGCGGACGGCGTAATTTATACAAAAGACAAGGGTAGAGGCACTAAGAGAGCTATAGAAAAAACAGTAGACATATTTGAGGAAGAGGTCGGACACGAGCTTTATGATGACAGGATCATGGTTTGCCACGCAGATTGCATTGAGCTTGCGACTAAGGTAAGGGATGCGCTTGTAGAAAAGTATCCCGATAAGCTTATAGAACTAAATCCATTTGCGGTATGCATAGGCGCTCATACAGGTCCAGGCACAGTTCATATATGCGCAGTGAAAAAATTTAACTAG
- a CDS encoding HAMP domain-containing sensor histidine kinase produces the protein MKFNSIKFRFVIIYASLVLFVLVSVAAFIVTGLENELMKGLKDDIKKQVETMTSTSRYFTKENWSDEDTIEHIQTVINENRFNADELVYVISNDSYPAVIAGNDEKTRFIVGKNAYDVDSINQAMLLEALKGNLAENTIGDGIDLDVHLSYPVVTDRGQVKGVVYVISSTKMVEATVKKARQLLTVISIAAIFVTILIAYLLAASIVSPISSLTQKAKRLAEGDFTQRVEVRSNDEIGKLASMFNTLTGELNKTISEKDLEQKKLETIFTNMTEAIIALNSQGELIHANSVAQKLIDIDIKRDAQRYFNLDKVGLSSINFDNPYTLEGEEEIELKGGVYKMTYAPFENEDYSLGGIIIMFQDITKEHRLDNMRKEFVANVSHELKTPITAIRSYSETLLEGGVPEELQSKFLGVIEKEADRMNRLVLDLLLLSNIDYKKGEDVKAVCMNEKVKDAIDKLKILADEKKQKLIYTIASEPIMALIDLDALEQIITNLISNAIKYTNEGGTIEVKLYSVLGKAHLDVIDNGIGIPEKDQKRIFERFYRVEKGRSRKMGGTGLGLSIAKEMANAYKADIVFTSKFGIGSTFTFLISEYKETKV, from the coding sequence ATGAAGTTTAATTCGATAAAGTTCAGGTTTGTCATCATTTACGCATCACTAGTACTCTTCGTGCTAGTGAGCGTTGCTGCGTTCATAGTTACAGGACTTGAGAACGAACTGATGAAGGGCCTAAAGGACGACATCAAAAAGCAGGTTGAGACGATGACATCAACCTCGAGATACTTCACGAAGGAGAACTGGTCCGACGAGGACACCATAGAGCACATACAAACCGTTATTAATGAGAACAGATTCAATGCCGATGAGCTAGTCTACGTTATAAGTAACGACAGCTACCCTGCTGTAATTGCAGGTAATGATGAGAAGACGAGGTTCATAGTCGGAAAGAACGCCTACGACGTGGACTCGATAAACCAAGCAATGCTACTTGAGGCACTAAAGGGTAACCTTGCAGAGAACACCATAGGCGATGGCATAGACCTAGACGTCCACCTAAGCTACCCCGTTGTAACAGACAGAGGTCAGGTCAAGGGCGTTGTCTACGTAATCAGCTCTACCAAGATGGTCGAGGCGACAGTAAAGAAGGCAAGGCAGCTACTTACTGTAATCAGTATCGCAGCCATCTTTGTGACTATACTTATCGCATATCTACTTGCCGCGTCCATAGTTTCGCCTATCAGTAGCTTAACTCAGAAGGCAAAGAGACTTGCAGAGGGCGACTTTACACAAAGGGTTGAGGTAAGGAGCAATGACGAGATAGGTAAGCTTGCGTCCATGTTTAACACTCTAACTGGAGAACTGAACAAGACCATTAGCGAGAAGGACTTGGAGCAAAAGAAGCTCGAAACCATATTTACAAACATGACTGAGGCCATCATCGCGCTAAACAGTCAAGGCGAGCTTATACATGCGAACTCTGTTGCACAAAAACTTATTGACATAGATATCAAGAGGGACGCGCAAAGGTACTTCAACCTCGACAAGGTGGGTCTATCGTCGATCAACTTCGACAATCCATACACTCTTGAAGGCGAGGAAGAGATAGAGCTTAAGGGCGGTGTCTACAAGATGACCTACGCTCCATTCGAAAACGAGGACTATAGTCTTGGCGGCATCATCATTATGTTCCAAGATATAACTAAGGAGCACAGACTTGACAATATGCGTAAGGAGTTCGTTGCCAATGTTTCGCACGAACTAAAGACACCTATCACGGCGATAAGGTCCTACTCAGAGACGCTGCTTGAAGGCGGAGTGCCTGAGGAGTTGCAAAGTAAGTTCTTAGGCGTTATCGAGAAGGAAGCAGACAGGATGAACAGATTAGTTCTTGACCTACTCTTGCTATCGAATATCGACTACAAGAAGGGCGAGGACGTAAAGGCTGTGTGCATGAATGAGAAGGTGAAGGACGCCATAGATAAGCTTAAGATACTAGCTGACGAGAAGAAGCAAAAGCTTATCTACACAATCGCCTCTGAGCCTATCATGGCTTTAATCGATCTAGACGCGCTTGAACAGATCATCACTAACCTTATATCAAACGCGATCAAGTATACCAACGAAGGTGGCACTATAGAAGTAAAACTATATTCAGTACTTGGCAAGGCACACCTTGATGTCATTGATAACGGCATAGGTATACCTGAGAAGGATCAAAAGAGAATCTTCGAACGCTTCTACAGAGTTGAGAAGGGACGCTCGAGGAAGATGGGTGGAACAGGTCTTGGTCTATCCATCGCTAAGGAGATGGCGAACGCATACAAGGCAGACATAGTCTTCACATCGAAGTTTGGTATCGGCTCGACATTCACATTTTTAATCAGCGAATACAAAGAAACAAAAGTGTAA
- the pdxR gene encoding MocR-like pyridoxine biosynthesis transcription factor PdxR: MQIDLKGDRPIYEEIYEYFKDAILEGRFKKGERLPSKRTLAKEMSVATNTVRAAYDALSCEGYIESVEKRGYFVSEIGSLYNFKAEPINAARPEKESYKYSFAISEGDKESYPIDKFKKIFTQEVIYDEEFYERDYQGLYGLRHEIKNYLFKARGIKTSEDNIIISSGLEQLLTIVFIILDKKLRLGLENPGYKELKTLLKLNNIDYEPISLDHSGMNFERFKRANLTAALLTPSNQFPTATVMPIKRRFEFLNWAYGASGRYIIEDDYDSEFRYSSRALSPLKSLDEMDKVIYIANFSKSISPLLRLSYMVLPNELLKRYYEVKPQINSTVSNIVQILVKDFMKGGHFERQLNRMKGIYNKKRLVLLDELEDIPGVHAIDSMAGMHLKVYVDGIDDYEAIVKALKKKSVKASKLKDYYLSEEPIAKDALLLGYGAMAEDEIRSAMSIVKKIILDFKK, from the coding sequence ATGCAAATAGATTTGAAAGGCGATAGGCCTATTTATGAAGAGATATATGAATATTTTAAGGATGCAATACTTGAAGGACGCTTCAAAAAAGGCGAGAGGCTGCCATCTAAGAGGACTCTTGCTAAGGAGATGTCTGTCGCTACGAATACTGTTAGAGCGGCATACGACGCCCTTAGCTGCGAAGGCTACATAGAGAGCGTCGAGAAGCGCGGCTACTTCGTTAGCGAGATCGGCTCCTTGTATAATTTTAAGGCGGAGCCCATAAACGCGGCTAGACCAGAGAAGGAGAGCTACAAATACTCCTTTGCCATCAGCGAAGGGGATAAAGAAAGTTACCCAATAGACAAATTTAAAAAGATTTTCACGCAAGAGGTAATTTACGACGAGGAATTTTATGAGAGGGACTATCAAGGCCTTTATGGCCTGCGCCACGAGATCAAGAATTACCTCTTCAAGGCGCGCGGCATCAAGACTAGCGAGGATAATATCATCATCAGTTCGGGTCTTGAGCAGCTTTTGACTATAGTCTTCATCATTTTGGATAAAAAGCTTCGCCTTGGCCTTGAAAACCCAGGCTACAAGGAGCTCAAAACGCTTTTGAAGCTCAATAATATTGACTACGAGCCCATCAGCCTGGATCATAGCGGGATGAACTTCGAGCGCTTTAAGCGTGCAAACCTTACAGCTGCGCTACTTACCCCGTCAAATCAATTTCCAACGGCGACCGTCATGCCGATTAAGAGGCGTTTCGAGTTTTTGAACTGGGCTTATGGTGCAAGCGGCCGCTACATCATAGAAGATGACTACGACAGCGAGTTTAGGTACTCATCGAGAGCACTCTCACCCTTAAAGAGCCTCGACGAGATGGATAAAGTCATCTACATTGCGAATTTTTCAAAATCCATTAGCCCCTTATTAAGACTGAGCTACATGGTTCTGCCGAACGAGCTACTTAAGAGGTACTACGAGGTCAAGCCGCAGATTAACTCGACCGTGTCAAACATAGTTCAGATACTTGTCAAAGACTTTATGAAGGGCGGTCACTTTGAAAGGCAGCTCAACAGAATGAAGGGCATTTACAATAAGAAGCGCCTCGTGTTACTTGATGAGCTCGAGGACATCCCGGGTGTTCACGCCATCGACTCCATGGCCGGCATGCATCTAAAAGTTTATGTCGATGGTATTGACGATTATGAGGCCATTGTCAAGGCGCTTAAAAAGAAAAGCGTAAAAGCGTCAAAACTTAAAGACTATTACCTAAGTGAAGAGCCTATTGCGAAGGACGCACTACTACTTGGTTACGGGGCTATGGCTGAGGACGAGATCCGCTCTGCCATGAGCATAGTGAAAAAAATAATTCTGGACTTTAAAAAATAG
- a CDS encoding LrgB family protein encodes MKAIIMLILTVAPYFFFVYIKKKLKWSFVNPLLFAIAVDMAILLSFNIDTKTYQSGAKYVSVLLTPATIALAFPLYEELKTIEKDIVPIALSIVFGVFSSLLTVFVIYKIFLLEKVHFITLMPKSITTAIGIDVSRSMGGIVSITVFTIIFTGIFGAMVSDAVFKLMKIKSDIAKGVALGSASHAIGTAKANNMNELCGAASSMSLVISGILSVIILPFFV; translated from the coding sequence ATGAAAGCCATAATTATGCTAATCTTAACAGTAGCACCCTACTTTTTCTTTGTATACATAAAAAAGAAACTTAAGTGGTCCTTCGTCAATCCCTTGCTCTTTGCAATCGCAGTCGACATGGCCATCTTGTTGAGCTTTAATATAGACACCAAAACTTATCAGTCAGGCGCAAAGTATGTGAGCGTGCTACTAACACCAGCAACCATAGCCCTAGCCTTTCCATTATACGAAGAGCTTAAGACCATAGAAAAGGACATAGTACCCATAGCCCTAAGCATAGTCTTCGGAGTCTTCTCGTCCCTACTGACAGTCTTTGTAATCTACAAGATCTTCCTACTTGAGAAGGTGCACTTCATAACACTTATGCCAAAGTCCATCACCACAGCGATAGGTATAGACGTCTCGAGGTCCATGGGCGGCATAGTCTCGATAACAGTCTTTACGATTATATTCACAGGCATATTCGGCGCCATGGTCAGTGATGCAGTCTTTAAACTTATGAAGATAAAGTCAGACATAGCAAAGGGAGTCGCACTCGGAAGCGCATCCCACGCGATAGGCACAGCCAAGGCAAATAATATGAATGAGCTGTGTGGAGCGGCAAGTTCGATGAGTTTGGTGATTAGTGGCATATTAAGTGTAATAATCCTTCCTTTCTTTGTATAA
- the rlmH gene encoding 23S rRNA (pseudouridine(1915)-N(3))-methyltransferase RlmH, translating into MLKIDMIVLGRIKEKYLNEAIDEYKKRLSRFTTLNIIELKDRDKPDKLSDAELEKIIDEESEEILARVDETSYIITLEIAGKLLTSEEFAEKVKEVAVSGYSKITLIIGGSNGFNKKVSDKADLKLSFGRMTMNHKLMRVVLMEQIFRCFKIINGEAYHK; encoded by the coding sequence ATGCTGAAAATCGATATGATAGTCCTAGGTAGGATCAAGGAAAAATATTTAAACGAGGCCATAGACGAGTATAAGAAGAGACTCTCACGCTTCACAACACTCAATATTATAGAGCTCAAAGACAGAGACAAACCCGATAAACTCTCAGACGCCGAGCTAGAAAAGATTATAGATGAAGAGTCAGAAGAGATACTTGCAAGAGTGGATGAGACAAGCTACATCATCACACTCGAGATAGCGGGAAAGCTGCTAACAAGCGAAGAATTCGCAGAAAAAGTTAAAGAGGTAGCAGTCAGTGGCTACTCCAAAATCACCTTGATTATAGGAGGCTCAAACGGCTTTAATAAGAAAGTCTCAGATAAAGCAGATTTAAAGCTAAGCTTCGGCAGAATGACCATGAATCATAAGCTGATGAGAGTGGTTTTGATGGAGCAAATTTTCCGCTGCTTCAAAATTATAAATGGTGAGGCATATCACAAATAA
- the pdxS gene encoding pyridoxal 5'-phosphate synthase lyase subunit PdxS, giving the protein MNKKFLDFTNTLKGGVIMDVTNPEEAKIAESAGACAVMALERVPADIRREGGVARMSDPQMILEIKKAVKIPVMAKCRIGHFVEAGVLEALGIDYVDESEVLSKADNDNHIDKYQFDVPFVCGARDLGEALRRIEEGASMIRSKGEAGTGDVVQAVSHLRQILGGISLLVSKREDELYTFAKEYRVSYDIVKYVHDNKRLPVLNFSAGGVATPQDAALMRRLGAEGVFVGSGIFKSEDPERRAKAIVKAVKNYEDNKIIAEVATGLGKAMFGINEDELQIKMADR; this is encoded by the coding sequence ATGAATAAAAAATTTTTAGACTTTACAAATACACTTAAGGGCGGCGTCATCATGGACGTTACTAATCCTGAGGAAGCGAAGATTGCCGAAAGTGCTGGAGCATGCGCTGTCATGGCGCTTGAGAGGGTACCTGCGGACATCAGACGCGAAGGCGGCGTTGCTAGAATGAGCGATCCACAAATGATTCTTGAGATAAAAAAAGCTGTTAAAATCCCTGTTATGGCGAAGTGCAGAATCGGTCACTTTGTTGAAGCAGGGGTTTTGGAAGCCTTAGGCATTGACTACGTCGATGAATCAGAAGTTTTGTCAAAGGCTGATAACGACAATCACATAGACAAATACCAATTCGACGTGCCATTTGTTTGCGGTGCAAGAGATCTTGGCGAAGCACTTAGAAGGATCGAAGAAGGTGCATCGATGATTAGAAGCAAGGGTGAAGCAGGTACAGGCGACGTTGTACAAGCTGTAAGCCACTTAAGACAAATACTTGGCGGTATCTCTCTACTTGTTTCAAAAAGAGAAGACGAGCTCTATACTTTTGCAAAAGAATATAGAGTTAGCTACGATATAGTAAAATACGTTCACGACAACAAAAGACTACCTGTACTAAACTTCTCAGCTGGCGGTGTCGCAACACCTCAAGACGCAGCACTAATGAGAAGACTTGGTGCTGAAGGTGTCTTCGTTGGAAGCGGTATATTTAAGAGCGAAGACCCAGAAAGAAGAGCTAAGGCAATAGTTAAGGCAGTGAAAAATTATGAAGATAACAAGATTATAGCTGAGGTGGCGACTGGACTGGGTAAGGCTATGTTTGGGATAAACGAGGATGAACTTCAAATAAAAATGGCTGATAGATAG
- a CDS encoding 2-keto-3-deoxygluconate permease: protein MYKFMKKIPGGLLLIPMLISAVFATFCPNLFYIGGLTEALFTKKGINYIVALITFCSATSLDFKSLAKVLKKQGLMLLVKIILCMAFSLLFFKFFGETGVWGISLLSFVCVLASLNPSLYIALTKDYATKTDESAFGLLGLLCLPVFPIIIYSVAQSQAIDFSPIISTLIPLILGILIANFDKDFASIFKGSTTMLTPFMGWSFGTGINLIESFKSGLQGLVLVVIFYVLIALPIYLFEVKVLKGNGVSALGMSSMAGLTVSVPLILSQNSDYLASIAGTAASQIALGVVLTSVITPMLVKMLAKKKGLQINQ from the coding sequence ATGTACAAATTTATGAAGAAAATTCCAGGAGGCTTGCTTCTGATTCCAATGCTGATTAGTGCTGTGTTTGCAACATTTTGCCCTAATCTTTTTTACATTGGAGGACTTACTGAAGCCTTATTTACTAAGAAGGGTATCAACTACATTGTAGCACTTATAACATTTTGCTCGGCAACATCTCTTGACTTCAAATCACTTGCCAAGGTTTTGAAGAAGCAAGGACTAATGCTTTTAGTTAAAATCATTTTATGTATGGCATTTTCACTTTTATTTTTCAAATTTTTCGGTGAAACAGGTGTATGGGGTATCAGCTTACTAAGCTTTGTATGCGTTTTGGCATCTCTAAACCCATCGCTATATATAGCTTTGACTAAGGACTATGCAACAAAGACTGATGAGAGCGCCTTTGGTCTACTTGGACTTCTATGCTTACCTGTATTTCCTATCATAATATACTCTGTTGCGCAATCGCAAGCTATCGACTTTTCGCCGATAATTTCTACACTAATACCTTTAATCTTAGGTATCTTGATTGCTAACTTTGACAAGGACTTCGCAAGTATATTCAAAGGTTCGACAACTATGCTTACTCCATTTATGGGATGGAGCTTCGGTACAGGTATCAACCTTATCGAGTCATTCAAATCAGGTTTACAAGGCCTAGTTTTAGTAGTGATCTTCTACGTGCTTATAGCTCTACCTATCTATTTATTTGAAGTTAAGGTTCTTAAAGGTAATGGCGTAAGCGCGCTAGGTATGTCATCTATGGCAGGTCTTACTGTATCTGTGCCACTAATACTTTCGCAAAACTCTGACTACCTTGCATCGATTGCAGGTACAGCCGCATCGCAGATAGCCTTAGGCGTTGTACTTACTTCTGTAATCACACCTATGCTTGTAAAGATGCTTGCAAAGAAAAAGGGTTTACAAATTAATCAATAA
- the yycI gene encoding two-component system regulatory protein YycI: MNWNKAKSILLICFMLIDLVLLTMYVKKTKESTKDLSMDKADVVEILEGQGIKVDEKELKEGGEYKGYILKYYDFDLDKINKNFFNGEAELDDRYDLKLLIKDEKSVSLSQGTLFSYMDASEIEKYPDMNLEKAVKLANDFMKEKELLVRGTTFDGAYKDEDSYQVHFAIKYEGKYLENSFINFTIDKRGVRRVDAMCLEYINTEDEDFTLDAVKDKILSIIDKPEVKGKSIDRVDMCYFIDQVTLDQASELKITRLRAVPHWRITFKDGYKMIL; encoded by the coding sequence ATGAACTGGAACAAAGCTAAATCCATACTCCTAATATGCTTTATGCTCATAGACTTGGTGCTTCTTACTATGTATGTGAAAAAGACAAAGGAGAGCACGAAGGATCTATCCATGGACAAAGCAGATGTGGTAGAGATACTAGAGGGACAAGGCATCAAAGTGGACGAGAAAGAACTCAAGGAAGGCGGCGAGTACAAAGGCTACATACTTAAGTACTACGACTTCGACCTTGATAAGATAAACAAGAACTTTTTTAATGGCGAGGCAGAGCTTGACGACAGATACGATCTTAAACTACTCATAAAGGACGAGAAAAGCGTCTCGCTATCGCAAGGAACACTTTTTAGCTACATGGACGCATCCGAGATAGAGAAGTATCCGGATATGAACCTAGAGAAGGCAGTAAAACTTGCAAACGACTTTATGAAAGAGAAGGAGCTACTTGTGCGCGGCACTACCTTTGATGGCGCCTACAAGGACGAGGACAGCTACCAAGTGCACTTTGCAATAAAGTATGAGGGTAAGTACCTAGAGAACTCCTTTATCAACTTCACCATAGACAAAAGAGGAGTCAGAAGAGTCGACGCGATGTGCCTAGAGTACATCAACACAGAGGACGAAGACTTTACACTTGACGCGGTGAAAGACAAGATACTTTCCATCATCGATAAGCCCGAAGTCAAAGGCAAGAGCATAGACAGAGTAGACATGTGCTACTTTATCGACCAAGTGACACTAGACCAAGCAAGCGAGCTTAAGATCACAAGGCTTAGAGCAGTACCGCACTGGAGGATAACCTTCAAAGACGGCTACAAGATGATACTTTAA
- a CDS encoding MBL fold metallo-hydrolase produces MKDTVKFCSLSSGSCGNVSYIEYKDTKLLVDAGLNGVTTENALKEIGVDIKDIDGVVLTHEHRDHVQGAGILSRKYGLKIYANEKTYLASLPRIGSVKESMVHVFDGDFEIKDIGIKPFKIYHDAYDPVGLAIYTGSKKVSILTDTGLVDDEIKDAIKDSDIYYIESNHDTEMLERGPYSYYLKNRVRSNEGHLSNMQAADLIKDSLKDKNELVFLAHLSHENNTEKLAYVTVYRELLSSGRKAEDFRLRVTHRLKRTLLYEVD; encoded by the coding sequence ATGAAAGATACAGTAAAATTTTGCTCATTGAGCTCCGGCAGCTGCGGCAACGTAAGCTACATCGAGTACAAAGATACCAAGCTACTAGTCGATGCAGGACTCAACGGAGTTACAACAGAGAATGCACTAAAAGAGATTGGTGTCGACATCAAGGACATAGATGGAGTCGTACTAACACACGAGCACAGAGACCACGTGCAAGGCGCAGGCATACTATCGAGAAAGTACGGCCTAAAGATATACGCAAACGAGAAGACCTACCTCGCATCACTACCGCGCATAGGCTCAGTTAAAGAGAGCATGGTTCATGTTTTTGATGGAGACTTCGAAATTAAAGACATAGGCATAAAGCCATTTAAGATATATCACGACGCCTACGACCCAGTTGGCCTCGCCATATACACAGGCAGTAAAAAAGTCAGCATACTTACAGACACAGGCCTTGTCGATGATGAGATAAAAGACGCCATAAAAGACTCAGACATCTACTACATCGAAAGCAATCACGACACAGAGATGCTCGAGAGAGGTCCATACAGCTACTACCTAAAGAATAGAGTGCGTTCAAACGAAGGACACCTCTCCAACATGCAGGCAGCAGATCTGATTAAAGATTCACTCAAAGACAAAAACGAGCTAGTCTTCCTAGCGCATCTCTCACACGAGAACAACACAGAAAAGCTAGCCTACGTCACAGTCTATAGAGAGCTACTTAGCTCGGGCAGAAAAGCAGAAGACTTTAGACTAAGAGTCACACATAGATTAAAAAGAACACTGCTATACGAGGTGGATTAA
- a CDS encoding CidA/LrgA family protein, translated as MNTIFGIIIVLIVTCVSEFLSKHIPITMPASIYGIIILFLLLELRIVKKEKVEGVCKALIKIMPLTFIPSAVSLIDSFLDLKAMLVPVIAAIVVSTVFVMATTGKFCESLLKLRRDK; from the coding sequence TTGAACACAATTTTCGGAATTATAATTGTATTAATAGTCACATGCGTGAGCGAATTTTTGTCAAAGCACATACCCATAACGATGCCTGCAAGCATATACGGCATCATCATACTGTTTTTGCTCTTAGAGCTAAGAATCGTGAAGAAGGAGAAGGTCGAAGGCGTGTGCAAGGCGCTGATTAAGATTATGCCTCTAACATTCATCCCGAGCGCCGTCTCACTAATCGACAGCTTCCTAGACCTTAAGGCGATGCTAGTGCCAGTCATCGCAGCCATAGTTGTCTCGACAGTCTTCGTTATGGCAACGACAGGCAAGTTCTGCGAGAGCCTACTAAAGCTAAGGAGGGATAAGTAA